The Corallococcus caeni region CACGCTGCCGCTGCCGCTGAGCACCACGCCCACGCGGGCCTCGGGCACGTCCACGCCCTCGTTGAGCACCCGGGAGGTGAGCAGCACCGGCAGCTCCGCGCTGGCGAACGCGGCCAGCAGCGCCTTGCGCTCCGGCAGCGGCGTGTGGTGCGTGAGCGCGGGCAGCAGCAGCTTGCGCGCCAGCGTGTAGACCGTCTCGTTGTCGTCCGTGAAGACGATGACGCGGTCCTCGCGGTGCTCCAGCAATATCTTCCAGAGCGCGTCCAGCTTGCCGCTGGAGGTGAGCGCGATGCGGCGCTGCTCCCGGTAGCCCCGGTACGCCGCGCGCCCCTCGTCGCTGCGCTGGCTCTGCGCCAGGAAGCGCGCCCAGCCTTCGGGTGACGCGAGCGGCACGCCCAGCCTCCTCACGAACGTGAGGTAGCGGCCTCGCGCCTCGTCGTAGCGCGTCTTCTCGTCGGGCGTCAGCGGCACCTCGATGCGGCGGACCTCGTAGGGGGCCAGGTATTGCCCTTGGAGCTCGTCGATGCCCGTGCGGTGCACCAGCGGGCCCAGGAGTTCCTCGCACACGCGCTCGCCGCCGTCCGCGCGCTCCAGCGTCGCGGTGAGCCCCAGCCGGTAGGGCGCGAGCGTCCCCTCCGCGATGAAGCGGTAGCTGGGCGCGGGCAGGTGGTGGCACTCGTCGCAGATGAGCAGGCCGAAGCGGTTGCCCGTGAACTCCATCTGCATGGCCGCGGAGTCGTACGTCGTCACCGTGAGCGTCTGGCGGTCGTTGACGCCGCCGCCCACCATGCCCACCGGGCCGGAGAAGTGCTTCGCGAGCACGCCCTGCCACTGCGCC contains the following coding sequences:
- a CDS encoding DEAD/DEAH box helicase family protein, whose product is MPSPATELHYDSGTLVAPTLPDDARLHALFQKDGRTGVFRAPALHYRDVVLRLRECGLPYEDRAKRFEPVELPLTVPIEPFPHQRAALEAWTRAGGRGLVELPTGAGKTLLAVLAIAWVKRPTLVVVPTLDLMAQWQGVLAKHFSGPVGMVGGGVNDRQTLTVTTYDSAAMQMEFTGNRFGLLICDECHHLPAPSYRFIAEGTLAPYRLGLTATLERADGGERVCEELLGPLVHRTGIDELQGQYLAPYEVRRIEVPLTPDEKTRYDEARGRYLTFVRRLGVPLASPEGWARFLAQSQRSDEGRAAYRGYREQRRIALTSSGKLDALWKILLEHREDRVIVFTDDNETVYTLARKLLLPALTHHTPLPERKALLAAFASAELPVLLTSRVLNEGVDVPEARVGVVLSGSGSVREHVQRLGRILRKRPGKRALLYEVCSAQTAESGISERRRQHRAYQEPEGPPDADA